In Paenibacillus sp. 1781tsa1, one DNA window encodes the following:
- the glgD gene encoding glucose-1-phosphate adenylyltransferase subunit GlgD, which translates to MKQLIGVINLDHELEELKELTYFRCGAAVPYAGRYRLIDFVLSNMMNAGIESIGVFVRRKYRSLMDHLGDGKPWDLDRKHGGMFILPPDWNDPTDTSQGDLQHFHNNLDFFNRGAGQYVVHAGSRHVTKADLQDVYRYHISKGADVTLVCKKVDQLLPEHDACVKVDHDGDGNVVDIHQSANHPNIYTEIFIMEKELFLRQVQRCIDHGESHFFRDVIQKNPDGLNIAAYAYDGYHAVINSIDSYYRNSMDLLNTGQYEQLFKEDPIQTKIKYEAPAKYLDTADVKHSLLANGCIVGGEVEDSILFRGVQVAKGAKIKGSIIMQKCYIGEGTVLENVILDKDVRLTGGQTLIGDPSNPYILAKSTII; encoded by the coding sequence ATGAAACAATTGATTGGAGTTATTAACCTTGACCATGAACTTGAAGAATTGAAGGAATTGACGTACTTTCGCTGCGGAGCCGCGGTGCCTTATGCCGGGCGTTACCGTCTGATCGATTTTGTTCTATCCAATATGATGAATGCAGGAATTGAGAGTATAGGTGTATTTGTACGGCGAAAATATCGCTCGTTGATGGACCATCTCGGTGACGGCAAACCTTGGGATTTGGATCGCAAGCATGGGGGCATGTTCATTTTGCCACCAGACTGGAACGATCCAACAGACACATCACAGGGGGACTTGCAGCATTTCCATAACAATTTGGACTTTTTCAATAGAGGTGCAGGGCAATATGTTGTGCATGCAGGTAGTCGCCATGTGACCAAAGCAGACCTCCAGGATGTCTACAGATATCACATCAGCAAAGGAGCGGACGTTACACTGGTCTGCAAAAAAGTGGATCAGCTGCTGCCTGAGCATGACGCCTGTGTCAAAGTTGACCATGACGGGGACGGTAACGTGGTGGACATTCACCAAAGCGCTAATCACCCGAATATATATACAGAAATTTTCATCATGGAAAAAGAATTGTTCTTGCGCCAGGTGCAGCGCTGCATTGATCATGGCGAGAGCCACTTCTTCCGGGATGTAATTCAAAAAAATCCGGATGGATTGAATATCGCTGCGTACGCATATGATGGCTATCACGCAGTCATCAATTCCATTGACAGTTATTATCGCAACAGTATGGATCTGCTCAACACAGGGCAATATGAACAACTTTTCAAGGAAGATCCGATCCAAACCAAAATCAAATATGAAGCACCCGCCAAATATCTGGATACCGCCGATGTTAAACATTCACTCCTTGCCAATGGCTGCATTGTGGGTGGAGAGGTGGAGGACAGCATTCTGTTCCGTGGTGTACAGGTGGCCAAGGGTGCCAAAATCAAAGGTTCCATCATCATGCAGAAATGTTACATTGGTGAGGGGACGGTCCTTGAGAATGTCATTCTCGATAAAGATGTGAGGCTGACCGGAGGACAGACGCTGATCGGCGACCCGTCGAATCCATACATTTTAGCAAAAAGTACTATTATCTAA
- a CDS encoding glucose-1-phosphate adenylyltransferase codes for MAKKEVVAMLLAGGQGKRLKGLTKSLAKPAVYFGGTYRIIDFPLSNCSNSGIDTVGVLTQYEPLVLHSYIGIGSDWDLDRKNGGVYVLPPHEREDGSNWYRGTADAIFRNLNFIEQFDPEHVLILSGDHIYKMDYEKMLQYHKDKDADCTISVIDVSLEEASRFGVLNTNDDYSIYEFEEKPPEPKSTLASMGIYLFKWDVLKRFLIQDEQQASTSYDFGKDIIPLLLENEKSLYAYPFEGYWKDVGTIRSLWESNMDLLDEDTPFNLNDPDWRIFTRNPNQPAQYISPSAKVRNCIISEGSIVHGEVNHSVLFYGIEVGENSAVIDSVIMPRVKIGQNVRIYRAIIAEGLVIPDGTQISPAPEDESDILLVDQEELERQLRQGITSKA; via the coding sequence ATGGCGAAAAAAGAAGTTGTAGCGATGCTACTTGCCGGAGGGCAAGGGAAGAGGTTAAAAGGATTAACGAAATCACTGGCTAAGCCCGCTGTTTATTTTGGCGGCACGTACCGAATCATTGATTTTCCGCTGAGTAACTGCTCTAATTCTGGTATTGATACAGTGGGTGTATTGACTCAATATGAACCACTTGTCTTACATTCCTATATTGGCATTGGCAGTGACTGGGATCTGGACCGTAAAAATGGCGGAGTATACGTACTTCCTCCCCATGAACGTGAAGACGGAAGCAACTGGTACCGTGGTACAGCAGATGCCATCTTCCGCAACCTGAACTTTATTGAACAATTCGATCCTGAGCACGTGCTCATTCTGTCAGGGGATCATATCTATAAGATGGACTACGAAAAAATGCTCCAGTATCACAAAGATAAAGATGCGGATTGCACCATATCGGTCATTGATGTCTCATTGGAAGAAGCCAGCCGATTTGGCGTGCTGAACACCAACGATGACTATAGCATCTATGAATTTGAAGAAAAACCTCCCGAGCCCAAGAGCACACTCGCTTCCATGGGTATCTATCTCTTCAAGTGGGATGTACTGAAACGTTTCCTGATTCAGGATGAACAACAGGCATCCACCTCCTATGATTTTGGTAAAGATATTATTCCTTTGTTGCTTGAAAACGAAAAATCCTTATATGCGTATCCATTCGAAGGTTACTGGAAAGACGTGGGTACCATTCGCAGTCTGTGGGAATCCAATATGGACCTGTTGGACGAAGACACACCGTTTAATCTGAATGATCCGGACTGGCGTATCTTTACACGTAATCCGAATCAACCTGCACAATACATCTCGCCTTCGGCAAAGGTTCGCAATTGTATTATTAGTGAAGGCAGTATTGTGCACGGTGAGGTCAACCATTCCGTCCTCTTCTACGGGATAGAAGTTGGGGAGAACAGTGCTGTTATCGATTCGGTCATCATGCCGAGAGTGAAAATCGGGCAAAATGTGCGCATTTACCGAGCTATTATCGCAGAAGGATTGGTTATTCCCGATGGAACACAGATTTCGCCTGCACCGGAAGATGAGAGTGATATATTGCTCGTGGATCAGGAAGAACTGGAACGTCAGCTTCGCCAAGGAATAACCAGCAAGGCCTAA
- a CDS encoding protein-glutamine gamma-glutamyltransferase: protein MIIVANQPAQLNRSEWSDFEWYWLQQLQNRPTRYVYQSMDHLRFEWELRGSLVDAAEGLDRSGVSFASFEKSRCNPAYWNRNAEGGFELKSNVTPADGIRDIWRNGHLYAFECATATVIVLYGGVLGSIREDSFNSLFRNLLLFDWHYDSDLRLTEKNGSETALPGDVLYFKNPDVSPETPEWQGENTIMLRENWYYGHGIGIARGEEIIRTLNQFRVPGSRVSAYLMDMVIYPDFFYLSRFAKNSENNVAAGSTPVLPGQLYVRLGGSRYLRS, encoded by the coding sequence ATGATCATTGTCGCAAATCAACCCGCCCAGCTTAACCGCTCGGAATGGTCTGATTTTGAATGGTATTGGTTACAGCAACTTCAGAATCGTCCAACGAGATATGTTTACCAATCCATGGATCATCTTCGATTTGAATGGGAATTGAGAGGCTCGCTCGTGGATGCAGCAGAAGGACTGGATCGAAGCGGGGTGAGTTTTGCATCCTTTGAAAAATCCAGATGTAATCCTGCCTACTGGAATCGTAATGCAGAGGGTGGGTTCGAGCTAAAATCAAACGTGACACCCGCCGACGGCATCCGGGATATCTGGAGGAATGGGCACTTATATGCCTTTGAATGTGCAACAGCCACTGTCATTGTGCTCTATGGTGGCGTACTGGGAAGCATTCGCGAAGATTCCTTTAACTCACTGTTTCGAAATCTGTTACTCTTTGACTGGCATTATGACAGCGACCTGCGATTAACTGAAAAAAACGGCAGTGAAACCGCCCTTCCAGGAGATGTGCTGTATTTCAAAAATCCGGATGTCTCTCCCGAAACTCCCGAATGGCAGGGAGAGAATACGATTATGCTGCGCGAGAACTGGTATTATGGACACGGCATTGGTATTGCACGAGGCGAAGAAATTATACGCACCCTGAATCAGTTCCGCGTTCCAGGTAGCCGGGTCTCCGCCTACTTAATGGATATGGTTATCTATCCGGACTTCTTTTATTTATCTCGATTCGCCAAGAACAGCGAGAATAATGTTGCCGCTGGTTCTACACCTGTATTACCTGGACAGTTATATGTACGCCTTGGTGGCAGTCGTTATTTACGCAGCTGA
- a CDS encoding PAS domain S-box protein yields the protein MSKSITESRSLFEQLYTHAPIGIAVASHVNGKWLQLNPAFCEMLAYSEEELLDTSVVHMIYEEDLHMEEFRSKFWEMTHKTSEMYETEVRLKRKDGSLLWATIRACIVRDETSGEPLYLLVQAADITKQKDAEEILIVQRKQLEESSRISRLLAESSLDLIAIHDVDSNRTFKYVSNACKSMLGYELEEVIGKPGTFVICPEDVPLVEAYMEEQRRGLAPKRLSYRLQHKDGSTVWADTITHYVYDSAGELLELVAVTRDITASQQQQLSMQEYRSLFDCNPLGVASLDLEGNLLKANVGQEQLTGHSKEELLSRPFDHLIDPVDLEKTRYHFEETVKGTAQSYEIGLIHKNGQRIETNVINVPIILKDKVVGVYGITSDITESKRYVEEIENLSYERALILNGMSEGVIGLDLEGNLNFANPAAAEIMNFCPSEMNGKPLEQMMIQMQSEGIPYPSKDTPILQAVREGRGLPRTESVFWRQDGSSFLAEFQLKPIMDQGRTRGAVLVFRDMTSVKDIIRAKEAAEHADRAKSEFLAIMSHELRTPLNGIMGMAHLLMETELDDEQKGFAEIMIDSGESLLYILNEILDFSKIEAGKMDLERAPVDIKAMLGGVIELFALKASEKNIELFCEVSDHIPERIRGDETRIRQILINLVGNAVKFTERGRIQVSVGADFSDEHGRDNLMLTFKVRDTGIGIPTEKQHQLFQSFSQLDPAINRKFGGTGLGLAISKKLVELMGGAIGVQSEIGEGAEFQFTLVVERWQEENSDPIEITQNDELQLDRASLAHDLKILIAEDQAVNSHLLEEMLRKFGGVCDIVENGAQAVDSLNKVQYDLVFMDIQMPVMDGIEATCRIRQTHPEVPVIAAITAFAGAGDREECLKCGMQDFISKPFHSTEISRVLNTWVPYIRSQRVT from the coding sequence ATGTCGAAATCCATTACAGAGAGCCGATCTCTGTTCGAACAATTGTATACGCATGCACCAATCGGCATTGCTGTCGCATCGCATGTAAATGGAAAGTGGTTGCAGCTTAATCCTGCATTTTGCGAGATGCTTGCATACAGTGAAGAAGAACTGCTCGATACTTCGGTCGTACATATGATCTACGAAGAAGATCTGCACATGGAGGAATTCCGCAGCAAGTTCTGGGAAATGACCCATAAAACAAGTGAGATGTACGAGACGGAGGTTCGCCTGAAACGCAAGGACGGTTCGTTATTATGGGCAACCATTAGAGCGTGCATCGTACGAGATGAAACGAGTGGTGAACCTTTGTATCTGCTCGTACAAGCTGCTGATATTACGAAACAAAAAGATGCAGAGGAAATCCTTATTGTGCAACGTAAGCAATTGGAAGAGAGCAGTCGCATCTCGCGGCTACTGGCAGAGTCTTCACTGGACCTGATTGCAATACATGATGTCGATTCTAATCGTACATTTAAATATGTATCGAATGCATGCAAGAGCATGCTCGGCTATGAGTTGGAAGAAGTTATAGGTAAGCCGGGAACATTCGTTATCTGTCCGGAGGATGTGCCTTTGGTTGAAGCGTATATGGAAGAGCAGAGAAGGGGTCTGGCTCCCAAACGGCTCAGTTATCGCCTGCAACATAAGGACGGATCTACGGTGTGGGCAGATACCATTACACATTATGTCTATGACAGTGCAGGTGAATTGTTAGAACTCGTCGCTGTAACCCGGGATATCACAGCCAGCCAACAACAACAGTTAAGCATGCAGGAGTACAGATCATTATTTGACTGTAATCCCCTAGGTGTGGCTTCTCTTGATCTGGAAGGCAATCTGCTGAAAGCCAATGTGGGTCAGGAACAATTGACGGGACACAGCAAGGAGGAGCTGTTGAGCCGACCTTTTGATCACCTCATTGATCCTGTGGATCTGGAGAAAACTCGATATCATTTTGAGGAAACGGTGAAGGGCACTGCACAGAGCTATGAGATAGGCTTGATTCACAAAAATGGACAGCGAATTGAAACAAATGTGATTAATGTTCCTATTATACTTAAGGATAAAGTTGTAGGCGTCTATGGCATTACCAGTGACATAACAGAGTCCAAACGTTACGTCGAGGAAATCGAGAATCTTAGTTATGAACGGGCATTGATTTTGAATGGCATGTCAGAGGGTGTTATTGGACTGGACCTGGAAGGGAATCTGAACTTCGCCAATCCGGCCGCTGCGGAGATCATGAACTTCTGTCCAAGTGAAATGAACGGCAAACCCCTTGAACAGATGATGATCCAGATGCAGAGCGAAGGTATCCCTTACCCATCCAAGGATACACCAATTCTACAGGCTGTTCGTGAGGGACGAGGTCTGCCGCGTACCGAATCCGTTTTTTGGAGGCAGGATGGGTCCAGTTTCCTGGCGGAGTTCCAATTGAAGCCGATTATGGATCAGGGTAGAACCCGAGGGGCAGTTTTGGTCTTCCGTGATATGACATCTGTGAAGGACATCATACGTGCTAAGGAAGCAGCAGAGCATGCAGACCGAGCGAAGTCCGAGTTTCTAGCTATCATGAGTCATGAGCTTCGTACACCATTGAATGGCATCATGGGCATGGCCCATCTATTAATGGAAACCGAGCTGGATGATGAACAGAAAGGCTTTGCAGAAATCATGATTGATAGCGGCGAATCTCTTTTGTACATTTTGAATGAAATCCTGGATTTTAGCAAAATCGAAGCAGGCAAAATGGATCTTGAGCGCGCACCTGTAGATATTAAGGCAATGCTGGGTGGAGTGATTGAACTGTTTGCGCTGAAGGCCTCAGAGAAAAATATTGAACTCTTTTGTGAAGTGTCGGATCACATTCCTGAGCGAATTCGGGGGGATGAGACACGAATCCGGCAGATTCTGATTAATCTGGTGGGTAACGCTGTTAAATTCACAGAGCGGGGTCGTATTCAGGTGAGCGTAGGTGCTGATTTTTCAGATGAGCATGGTCGGGACAACCTGATGTTGACCTTTAAGGTGAGAGATACAGGAATCGGTATTCCAACAGAAAAGCAGCATCAGTTGTTCCAATCCTTCTCACAGCTTGATCCGGCCATCAATCGCAAGTTTGGCGGGACAGGACTGGGGCTTGCGATTAGCAAGAAACTGGTGGAATTAATGGGTGGAGCGATTGGCGTACAGAGTGAGATCGGTGAGGGGGCAGAGTTCCAGTTCACCCTCGTAGTTGAGCGTTGGCAAGAGGAAAATAGTGACCCGATCGAAATCACCCAGAATGATGAACTGCAATTGGATCGAGCCAGTCTTGCCCATGACCTCAAAATATTGATTGCTGAAGATCAAGCGGTCAACAGTCATCTGTTGGAGGAGATGCTGCGCAAGTTTGGCGGAGTATGTGATATCGTTGAGAATGGGGCACAGGCCGTCGATTCATTGAACAAGGTTCAATATGACCTGGTGTTTATGGATATTCAAATGCCAGTTATGGATGGGATTGAAGCGACCTGTCGGATCAGACAGACCCACCCAGAAGTACCGGTTATTGCAGCGATTACAGCTTTTGCAGGTGCTGGTGACCGGGAGGAGTGTCTGAAATGCGGGATGCAGGACTTTATCAGCAAACCATTCCATTCCACGGAGATTAGCCGCGTACTCAATACATGGGTTCCATATATTCGCTCACAAAGGGTGACGTAA
- a CDS encoding M3 family oligoendopeptidase — protein MKFSEYTYTRPNLEHIKTSFRDLLSGFEAATTVEEQSGFMDQINALRSDFETQAQLVYIRHSIDTNDEFYKAENEFLDENAPIVQEYITDFYRALVNSKFRNELEQKWGSQLFQLADLSLKTFSPEIIEELQKENKLSTEYNQLIASAKIPFEGEERTLPQLHPFELSTDRSMRERASEARYTFMAEHEAEFDRIYDELVKVRTQIAKKLGYPSYVELGYDRMNRTDYNAEMVANFRAQVRDYIVPVATKLRERQRNRIDVDTLYYYDQGFSFKTGNPTPKGDADWIIENGKKMYAELSPETDAFFQMMTENELMDLVSKKGKQGGGYCTFLNDYKVPFIFSNFNGTSGDIDVLTHEAGHAFQVYESRDFAVPEYNWPTYESAEIHSMSMEFFTWPWMQLFFKEDTDKYKFDHLSSGLLFIPYGVAVDEFQHFVYANPDATPTERKQAWRNIEKTYLPHINYKDNAYLEQGGFWHKQGHIFSSPFYYIDYTLAQICAFQFWKRSNEDMKSAWADYLTLCKAGGSLSFTGLVELAGLNSPFENGCVSSVIGDIEAWLDGVNDKAL, from the coding sequence ATGAAATTTAGTGAGTATACGTATACACGTCCGAATCTGGAACACATCAAGACATCTTTCCGTGATCTGTTGAGCGGTTTTGAAGCTGCGACAACGGTTGAGGAACAGAGTGGGTTCATGGATCAGATTAATGCGCTGCGCAGTGACTTTGAGACGCAAGCCCAACTGGTCTACATCCGTCATTCCATTGATACCAATGATGAGTTTTACAAAGCAGAGAACGAATTTCTGGATGAAAATGCACCGATTGTGCAGGAATATATTACGGATTTTTACCGTGCACTGGTTAACTCGAAATTCCGCAATGAATTGGAGCAAAAATGGGGTTCACAGCTGTTCCAGCTGGCGGATCTTTCACTGAAAACTTTCAGCCCGGAAATTATTGAAGAACTCCAGAAGGAGAACAAACTTTCCACAGAATACAATCAGCTGATCGCTTCGGCTAAAATTCCGTTCGAAGGTGAAGAGCGCACGTTGCCACAACTTCATCCATTTGAACTGTCCACGGATCGTTCCATGCGTGAGCGGGCTTCGGAAGCCAGATACACGTTCATGGCTGAGCATGAGGCTGAATTCGATCGCATTTACGATGAACTGGTTAAAGTACGTACACAGATTGCGAAGAAACTGGGATATCCAAGCTATGTGGAACTCGGCTATGATCGTATGAACCGTACGGATTACAACGCGGAGATGGTAGCCAACTTCCGGGCACAAGTTCGCGATTATATTGTACCTGTAGCGACGAAGCTCAGAGAGCGCCAGCGTAATCGAATTGATGTGGATACACTGTATTATTACGATCAGGGCTTCAGCTTCAAGACGGGTAACCCGACACCTAAGGGTGACGCGGACTGGATTATTGAAAATGGTAAAAAAATGTACGCTGAATTATCGCCAGAGACGGATGCATTTTTCCAGATGATGACCGAAAACGAGCTTATGGATCTGGTAAGCAAAAAAGGTAAGCAGGGCGGCGGATATTGTACGTTCCTGAACGACTACAAAGTGCCGTTTATCTTCTCCAACTTCAACGGTACATCCGGTGATATCGATGTATTGACACATGAAGCAGGTCATGCTTTCCAGGTGTATGAGAGCCGTGATTTTGCAGTGCCTGAATACAATTGGCCGACATATGAATCCGCTGAGATTCATTCCATGAGTATGGAGTTTTTCACATGGCCGTGGATGCAGTTGTTCTTTAAGGAAGATACGGACAAATACAAGTTTGACCACCTGTCTTCCGGTCTGTTGTTCATTCCGTATGGTGTAGCTGTGGATGAATTCCAGCATTTTGTATATGCGAACCCGGATGCGACACCAACGGAGCGTAAGCAGGCATGGCGCAACATTGAGAAGACCTATCTGCCACACATCAATTACAAAGATAATGCTTATCTGGAGCAGGGTGGTTTCTGGCATAAGCAGGGTCATATTTTCTCATCGCCATTCTATTACATTGACTATACGCTGGCACAAATCTGTGCATTCCAGTTCTGGAAACGCAGCAACGAAGATATGAAGTCCGCTTGGGCCGATTATCTGACATTGTGCAAAGCGGGAGGAAGCCTATCCTTCACCGGATTGGTTGAACTGGCTGGATTGAACTCACCATTTGAGAACGGTTGTGTTTCCTCCGTAATTGGAGATATTGAGGCATGGCTTGACGGCGTGAACGATAAGGCGCTGTAA
- the infC gene encoding translation initiation factor IF-3, with protein sequence MIKNEKIKAAEVQLTGLNGEDLGVMSTQEALLLAKQHKVDLVCLSLMTSPPPCKLIGAGAAKAEAQQAKKKASKSPDKRKVKEIRLNLAMEDHDRDTKQSQAERILKKGDSVKLVIQVHGAKEGAAGKEWAEQLSKSLAEFGSKTTGVQVSGKQVVVQLDPNA encoded by the coding sequence ATGATCAAAAATGAAAAAATCAAAGCAGCCGAAGTGCAGCTTACCGGATTGAACGGTGAAGATCTGGGCGTGATGTCCACGCAGGAAGCTCTTCTACTTGCGAAGCAGCATAAAGTAGATCTGGTGTGCTTGTCCTTGATGACCAGTCCGCCTCCATGCAAGCTGATCGGCGCAGGAGCAGCCAAAGCGGAAGCGCAGCAGGCGAAGAAAAAAGCGAGTAAATCCCCTGATAAACGAAAAGTAAAAGAAATTCGATTGAACCTTGCGATGGAGGATCATGACCGGGATACCAAGCAGTCTCAGGCGGAACGCATCCTGAAGAAAGGTGATTCGGTAAAACTCGTCATCCAGGTGCATGGAGCCAAAGAGGGAGCTGCTGGCAAGGAATGGGCAGAGCAACTGAGCAAATCGCTGGCTGAATTCGGTAGTAAAACGACGGGTGTTCAGGTAAGTGGTAAGCAGGTTGTTGTGCAACTGGACCCGAACGCGTAA
- a CDS encoding iron-containing alcohol dehydrogenase, whose product MATHAYYVPPVNLMGRGCLQEAGQMIEQMGIRKALVVSDRQLITSGVAEQVLSILRKSGLDYVVYDEVQPNPTCQNVHDGHQLFQDHGCDAIISIGGGSPQDAAKGIGIVATNGGHIREYEGFHQSKHKSVPLVAVNTTAGTSSEVTMNYVITDEERKVKMVMVDRNSLVSLSVNDPELMLSKPASLTAATGMDALTHAVEAMVTPGGFTVTSATAAAAVELIFEYLPRAVRDGSDLEAREHMTYACFLGGIAFNNAGLGYVHAMAHQLGGVYDLPHGVCNAMLLPYVEELNAKHVPGKFRHIAKAIGMDVKGRSDEECSDYVIEAIRQLSKEVGIPEKLSELGVDDPDVELLADNAMKDACAPGNPYQPSKDEVMELFRKII is encoded by the coding sequence ATGGCAACACATGCATATTATGTTCCGCCCGTGAACTTGATGGGTAGAGGGTGTTTACAGGAAGCAGGCCAAATGATTGAACAGATGGGTATCCGCAAAGCACTCGTGGTAAGTGATCGTCAATTGATTACTTCAGGCGTTGCAGAGCAGGTACTGTCTATATTAAGAAAATCAGGGTTAGACTATGTCGTATATGATGAGGTTCAGCCTAATCCAACATGTCAGAATGTACATGACGGACATCAATTATTCCAGGATCATGGCTGTGACGCCATTATATCGATAGGCGGAGGTTCACCGCAGGATGCTGCCAAAGGTATTGGCATTGTAGCTACGAACGGTGGGCATATCCGTGAATATGAAGGATTTCATCAATCGAAACATAAGTCCGTGCCACTTGTGGCTGTTAACACAACGGCTGGCACATCGAGTGAGGTGACAATGAACTACGTGATTACAGATGAGGAACGTAAAGTGAAGATGGTGATGGTGGACCGTAATAGTCTGGTCTCCCTGTCGGTTAATGATCCGGAGTTAATGCTCAGCAAGCCAGCAAGTCTCACAGCGGCCACGGGAATGGATGCATTAACCCATGCCGTGGAAGCGATGGTTACGCCTGGTGGATTTACAGTGACAAGTGCGACAGCTGCTGCAGCTGTTGAACTGATCTTTGAATATTTGCCAAGAGCCGTGAGAGACGGCAGTGATCTGGAAGCGCGGGAACATATGACGTACGCATGTTTCCTTGGCGGGATTGCTTTTAATAATGCGGGCCTTGGGTATGTTCATGCGATGGCGCATCAACTGGGTGGTGTATATGATCTGCCGCATGGCGTATGCAACGCAATGTTACTCCCTTATGTGGAGGAGTTAAACGCCAAGCATGTACCCGGCAAATTCCGTCATATTGCCAAAGCGATTGGTATGGATGTGAAGGGTAGAAGTGATGAGGAGTGCTCCGATTACGTCATTGAGGCCATCCGTCAGCTATCGAAGGAAGTCGGGATTCCTGAGAAACTGTCTGAACTGGGTGTGGATGATCCGGATGTGGAATTGCTTGCGGATAACGCAATGAAAGATGCCTGTGCACCAGGCAATCCCTATCAACCGTCCAAGGATGAAGTGATGGAGCTGTTCCGCAAAATTATATAG